In Phocoena phocoena chromosome 19, mPhoPho1.1, whole genome shotgun sequence, a genomic segment contains:
- the CEP131 gene encoding centrosomal protein of 131 kDa isoform X1 has product MKGSRALSGPSGPPEGSLESMDLSLTGLPPPMSRRPNSASTAKPITRSISVVTGSEPRRKMLEAPGPGGSRAISNLRRSNSATQVNQPQANQAWPGPLRPEEPPDFLTLFEGSPGGRKRPAGLSKASGEKGATWNVLDDQPKVFTLPPDAQSPGTLDVPVGPRRRECTVPLAPNFTANNRSNKGAVGNCVTTMVHNHYTPSEKVPPPKSSNHMAPSLNNIIKAATDEGEGSSLGKPQKNAARSNHTVQNNSGGTAGQLRRKEVTEEEAERFIHQVNQAAITIQRWYRHQVQRRRAGAARLEHLLASKQEGQRQRLGEGTLLDRHQQKEVARRKAREEKARQARRAAIQELQQKRAQKSGNADLGLLKGPGEPGKPQTTQEPTLRPGSTAQQTRKANNTGAGLHTAGPEDPCQPARDSSPEPRQLPEDKPQDASSQDMAGEGLEALGPAGSRAKSRATLDELLDTLKLLEQEPEPLPRPQAYHKDKYAWTDEVTVGLATEDDSSSLTADNLEKFGKLSVAACPREDGPLLSEAKLQSIMSFLDEMEKSGQGPPASAPQVWRGLQGPVPEEGLGRLEPASEVSTSVMRLQLEVEEKKQAMVLLQRALAQQRDLTIRRVKETEKELGRQLRQQKEHYEATVRRHLSFIDQLIEDKKALGEKCEALVAELKQGDQRLKDKEAQMREQHELEIKKLKELMSATEKVRREKWIDEKTRKIKEITVKGLEPEIQKLIAKHKQEVKKLKSLHAVELLQADERAAQRYGRQAEELREHLEREKEALGRQEWERAQQRFEQHLEQEQRALQQHRRRLYNEVAEEKERLGQQAARQRAELDELRRQLEESSSAGGRALRAEFEKGREEQERRHQMELKALKDQLEVEKQMWEANSAKKEEAWLLNRERELKEEIRRGRDKEIELVIHRLEADMTLAREENERAAESRVKRLRDKYEAELSELEQSERKLQERCAELKGRLGEAEGENVRLQGLVRQKEKELADVKAVNEQLTGERSSLAQVLRQEFADRLAASEEENRQVRAELAELRARQRLELEQLTREKQAELEEVHGRVKLALAKKEEAVSSLRKQHEAAMKRADHLEELLEQRRRPFPSAK; this is encoded by the exons ATGAAAGGCTCCAGGGCCCTCAGCGGCCCCTCCGGCCCTCCCGAGGGCAGCCTGGAAAGCATGGACCTGAGTCTGACAGGCCTCCCTCCACCCATGTCCCGGCGTCCCAACAGTGCCTCCACCGCCAAGCCCATCACCCGCTCCATCTCCGTGGTCACTGGCAGCGAGCCAAGGAGGAAGATGCTG GAGGCCCCAGGGCCCGGAGGCTCCCGGGCCATCAGCAACCTTCGCAGATCTAACAGTGCCACGCAGGTCAACCAGCCACAAGCCAACCAGGCATGGCCTGGCCCCCTAAG GCCAGAAGAGCCCCCGGACTTCCTGACACTCTTCGAGGGCAGCCCTGGTGGGAGAAAGAGGCCTGCCGGTCTGAGCAAAGCTTCCGGCGAGAAGGGAGCCACGTGGAATGTCCTG GATGACCAGCCCAAGGTCTTCACCTTGCCACCCGATGCCCAGAGTCCTGGCACCCTCGACGTGCCGGTGGGCCCACGGAGGAGAGAGTGCACGGTGCCCCTGGCCCCCAACTTTACCGCCAACAACAG GAGCAACAAGGGCGCCGTGGGCAACTGCGTCACCACCATGGTGCACAACCACTACACCCCCTCGGAGAAGGTGCCGCCTCCCAAGAGCTCCAACCACATGGCTCCCTCCCTCAA CAACATCATCAAGGCAGCCACGGACGAGGGCGAGGGCAGCAGCCTCGGGAAGCCACAAAAGAATGCGGCCCGTAGCAACCACACGGTCCAGAACAACTCGGGGGGCACCGCCGGCCAGCTCAGACGGAAGGAGGTGACCGAGGAGGAGGCTGAGAG GTTTATCCACCAGGTGAACCAGGCCGCCATCACCATCCAGCGCTGGTACCGACATCAAGTGCAACGGCGCCGAGCTGGAGCCGCCCGCCTGGAGCACCTGCTGGCGTCCAAGCAAGAG GGGCAGCGGCAGCGGCTAGGAGaggggaccctcctggaccggcaCCAACAGAAGGAGGTGGCCAGGAGGAAGGCCCGGGAGGAGAAGGCGCGCCAGGCCCGGAGGGCAGCCATCCAG GAACTGCAGCAGAAGCGAGCCCAGAAGTCAGGTAACGCTGACCTTGGGCTGCTGAAGGGGCCGGGGGAGccggggaagccccagaccaCCCAGGAGCCAACCCTGAGGCCGGGGAGCACCGCCCAGCAGACCCGCAAGGCCAATAACACTG GGGCTGGCCTCCACACTGCAGGCCCGGAGGACCCCTGCCAGCCTGCCCGCGACTCGTCGCCAGAGCCCCGGCAGCTTCCAGAGGACAAGCCTCAG GATGCCAGCTCCCAGGACATGGCTGGCGAGGGCCTGGAAGCTTTGGGCCCTGCTGGGAGCAGGGCCAAGTCCAGGGCAACCCTGGACGAGCTGCTGGACACGCTGAAGCTGCTGGAGCAGGAGCCTGAGCCactgccccgcccccaggcctACCACAAGGACAAATACGCCTGGACCGACGAGGTGACCGTGGGCCTTGCCACT gaGGATGATTCCAGCTCCCTGACAGCCGACAACCTGGAGAAATTTGGGAAGCTGAGTGTGGCTGCTTGCCCCCGTGAGGATGGGCCCCTGCTTTCGGAGGCCAAGCTGCAGAGTATTATGAGCTTCCTGGATGAGATGGAGAAGTCTGGGCAGGGCCCGCCGGCCTCGGCCCCCCAGGTGTGGAGGGGTCTCCAGGGGCCCGTgccagaggaggggctggggcgcCTGGAACCTGCGTCCGAGGTCAGCACGTCGGTGATGCGGCTGCAGCTGGAGGTGGAGGAGAAGAAGCAGGCGATGGTGCTGTTGCAGAGGGCGCTG GCGCAGCAGCGCGACCTCACCATCCGGCGGGTCAAAGAGACGGAGAAGGAGCTGGGTCGGCAGCTGCGGCAGCAGAAGGAGCACTACGAGGCCACCGTACGGCGGCACCTGTCCTTCATCGACCAG TTGATCGAAGACAAGAAGGCTCTGGGTGAGAAGTGTGAGGCCCTGGTGGCCGAGCTGAAGCAGGGGGACCAGAGGCTCAAGGACAAGGAGGCCCAGATGCGGGAGCAGCACGAGCTG GAGATTAAGAAACTCAAAGAACTCATGAGCGCCACCGAAAAAGTCCGCAGGGAAAAGTGGATCGATGAGAAGACCCGGAAGATCAAGGAGATCACGGTCAAAG GCCTGGAGCCTGAGATCCAGAAGCTGATCGCCAAGCACAAGCAGGAGGTGAAGAAGCTAAAGAGCCTGCACGCGGTGGAGCTGCTGCAGGCGGACGAGCGCGCGGCCCAGCGCTACGGACGCCAGGCGGAGGAGCTCCGCGAGCACCTGGAGCGGGAGAAGGAGGCGCTGGGCCGTCAGGAGTGGGAGCGTGCCcagcagcg CTTCGAGCAGCACCTGGAGCAGGAGCAGCGGGCGCTGCAGCAGCATCGGCGGCGGCTCTACAACGAGGTGGCCGAGGagaaggagcggctgggccagcaGGCCGCCAG GCAGCGGGCGGAGCTGGACGAGCTGAGGCGGCAGCTGGAGGAGAGCAGCTCGGCAGGGGGCCGGGCCTTGAGGGCCGAGTttgagaaggggagagaggagcagGAGCGCAGGCACCAG ATGGAACTGAAGGCCCTGAAGGACCAGCTGGAGGTGGAGAAACAGATGTGGGAGGCCAACTCCGCCaagaaggag GAAGCGTGGCTGCTGAACCGGGAACGGGAGCTGAAGGAAGAGATCCGGAGAGGCCGGGACAAGGAGATCGAGCTGGTCATCCACCGGCTGGAGGCCGACATGACGCTGGCCAGGGAGGAGAACGAGCGGGCCGCCGAGAGCCG GGTCAAACGCCTCCGGGATAAGTATGAGGCGGAGCTCTCAGAACTGGAACAGTCGGAGCGGAAGCTCCAGGAACGGTGCGCAGAGCTGAAGGGGCGCCTTGGGGAGGCCGAGGGGGAGAATGTGCGTCTGCAGGGCCTGGTGCGGCAGAAGGAGAAGGAGCTGGCGGATGTGAAGGCG gTAAATGAGCAGCTGACTGGCGAGCGCAGCAGCCTGGCCCAGGTCCTTCGCCAGGAGTTCGCTGACCGGCTGGCAGCTTCTGAGGAGGAGAACCGGCAGGTCAGGGCCGAGCTGGCCGAGCTGCGGGCCCGCCAgcggctggagctggagcagctcACGCGGGAGAAGCAGGCGGAGCTGGAGGAGGTTCACGGGAG